A single region of the Polymorphum gilvum SL003B-26A1 genome encodes:
- a CDS encoding acyl-CoA dehydrogenase family protein has product MAKTIFDTDEMDAIRDLARRFARDRVAPGYLARERAGVMDMALVKEMGGLGLIAPELSEEFGGMGADYLYSGAIIEEIGKADFTFGYVPLLASLNGHILATFARREIARDWLVKLTAGELILAIALTEPKGGSDAAALGLKMERDGAYYVLNGEKTSISANQMAKGVVTFARTGRPEDRARGVSALLVPLDLPGITTSKFSNMGQNSIGHGSIWFDNVRVPTEYLLGEEGKGFAQVMQGFDFSRSLIGLQALGAARQSLDETWAYIGERKAFGKPLAAFQGITHQLADFDTRIEAARLMSLNALWLKDRGLPHTAEAAMTKWWPPLLAYEAIHACLLIHGHAGYSDTLPFQQRLRDVLGLQIGDGTAHIMKNIIARERAGREAVGA; this is encoded by the coding sequence ATGGCAAAGACGATCTTCGATACCGACGAGATGGACGCGATCCGCGACCTGGCCCGCAGGTTCGCCAGGGACCGCGTCGCGCCCGGCTACCTCGCCCGCGAAAGGGCGGGCGTCATGGACATGGCGCTGGTGAAGGAGATGGGCGGCCTCGGCCTCATCGCGCCGGAACTGTCGGAAGAGTTCGGCGGCATGGGCGCCGACTATCTCTATTCCGGCGCCATCATCGAGGAGATCGGCAAGGCCGACTTCACCTTCGGCTACGTGCCGCTGCTGGCGTCTCTGAACGGCCATATCCTGGCGACCTTCGCCAGGAGGGAGATCGCCCGCGACTGGCTGGTCAAGCTCACCGCCGGCGAATTGATCCTGGCTATCGCCCTGACGGAGCCGAAGGGGGGCTCGGACGCGGCGGCCCTCGGGCTGAAGATGGAGCGCGATGGCGCCTACTACGTGCTGAACGGGGAAAAGACCTCGATCTCGGCCAACCAGATGGCCAAGGGCGTCGTCACCTTCGCCCGCACCGGCCGGCCCGAGGACCGCGCCCGCGGCGTTTCGGCCCTTCTGGTACCGCTCGACCTGCCAGGCATCACCACGTCGAAATTCTCCAACATGGGGCAGAATTCCATCGGCCACGGCTCGATCTGGTTCGACAATGTCCGCGTGCCGACCGAGTACCTGCTTGGCGAGGAGGGCAAGGGCTTCGCCCAGGTGATGCAGGGCTTCGACTTCTCGCGTTCGCTGATCGGGTTGCAGGCGCTGGGCGCCGCGCGCCAGAGCCTCGACGAGACCTGGGCCTATATCGGCGAGCGCAAGGCCTTCGGCAAACCGCTGGCCGCCTTTCAGGGGATCACGCACCAACTGGCCGATTTCGACACTCGGATCGAGGCTGCCCGCCTGATGAGCCTGAACGCGTTATGGCTGAAGGACCGGGGGCTGCCGCACACGGCAGAGGCGGCGATGACCAAGTGGTGGCCGCCGCTGCTGGCCTACGAGGCGATTCACGCCTGCCTGCTGATCCATGGCCATGCCGGCTACAGCGACACGCTGCCCTTCCAGCAGCGGCTGCGCGACGTGCTCGGCCTGCAGATCGGCGACGGCACGGCGCATATCATGAAGAACATCATCGCCCGCGAGCGCGCGGGTCGGGAGGCGGTGGGCGCCTGA
- the aliA gene encoding cyclohexanecarboxylate-CoA ligase, whose amino-acid sequence MKFDAILIEPRIRAMTEAGHWRDKTADDHFDACLAADPDALALSALSVATGERHDLTWTELDLLADRAAIGLRRLGVGRNDVVTCQLPNGWQFVATYLGCSRIGAVFNPVMHIFREHELLFMLRHGESKVFVVPKVFRGFDHEAMAERMRPDLPDLRRVVVASGEGPNSFETLLCNPAFDAERSTIRPDSRLGPNDVCQLIYTSGTTGEPKGVMHTANTMYSNLAAFSDRLGLTGQDTVLMFSPMAHQTGFMYGLLLPLMLRSRFIVMDVWDRLQAAKVIETDKVGFTMASTPFLIDLSGAVEDSGADTSSLRVFLCAGTAIPGPVVERAQRVLGAKVISAWGMTENGAVTVVRPSDPDSRSIDSDGLPLPGMEIQIRDRNGRPAGPGVEGELFVRGCSNFGGYLKRPHLNNVDAEGWFDTGDIARADAEGYIRICGRSKDIIIRGAENIPVIEVEAILFKHPAVQSVAIVGYPDERLGERACAFVVPKPGQTLTFEDMQAFLKSHHLAIQYWPERLEIRDALPATASGKIQKFALRKMLREEVGTS is encoded by the coding sequence ATGAAATTCGACGCCATCCTGATCGAACCGCGCATCAGGGCCATGACCGAGGCCGGCCACTGGCGCGACAAGACGGCCGACGACCATTTCGACGCCTGCCTGGCCGCCGATCCCGACGCCCTCGCGCTCAGCGCGCTGAGCGTCGCGACGGGCGAGCGGCACGACCTGACCTGGACCGAACTGGACCTGCTTGCCGACCGCGCCGCAATCGGGCTGCGCCGGCTCGGCGTCGGTCGCAACGACGTGGTCACCTGCCAGTTGCCCAACGGCTGGCAGTTCGTCGCCACGTATCTCGGGTGCTCGCGCATCGGCGCGGTGTTCAATCCGGTCATGCACATCTTTCGCGAGCACGAACTGCTGTTCATGCTGCGCCACGGGGAATCGAAGGTCTTCGTGGTGCCAAAGGTCTTCCGCGGCTTCGACCACGAGGCCATGGCCGAACGGATGAGGCCGGATCTTCCCGACCTGCGGCGCGTCGTCGTCGCCAGCGGCGAGGGCCCCAACAGTTTCGAGACACTGCTGTGCAACCCGGCCTTCGACGCCGAACGCTCGACGATCCGCCCGGACAGCCGGCTTGGCCCCAACGACGTCTGCCAGCTCATCTACACCTCGGGGACGACGGGCGAGCCCAAGGGCGTAATGCACACCGCGAATACAATGTATTCCAATCTTGCCGCCTTCTCCGACCGGCTCGGGCTGACCGGGCAGGACACCGTGCTCATGTTCTCGCCGATGGCGCATCAGACCGGCTTCATGTACGGCCTGCTGCTGCCGCTGATGTTGCGCTCGCGCTTCATCGTGATGGACGTCTGGGATCGGCTGCAGGCCGCGAAAGTGATCGAAACGGACAAGGTCGGCTTCACCATGGCTTCGACCCCGTTCCTGATCGACCTGTCGGGTGCGGTCGAGGACAGCGGCGCCGACACATCGAGCCTGCGCGTCTTCCTGTGCGCCGGCACGGCGATCCCGGGGCCTGTGGTGGAGCGGGCGCAACGGGTGCTCGGGGCCAAGGTGATCTCGGCCTGGGGCATGACCGAGAACGGCGCCGTGACGGTGGTGCGACCGTCCGATCCCGACAGCCGGTCTATCGACAGCGACGGCCTGCCGCTGCCGGGGATGGAGATCCAGATCCGCGACAGGAACGGGCGTCCCGCCGGACCGGGCGTGGAGGGGGAACTGTTCGTCCGCGGCTGCTCGAACTTCGGCGGCTACCTCAAGCGACCGCATCTCAACAACGTCGATGCCGAGGGCTGGTTCGATACCGGAGATATCGCCCGAGCCGATGCCGAGGGCTACATCCGCATCTGTGGTCGCTCGAAGGACATCATCATCCGCGGTGCCGAGAACATTCCGGTGATCGAGGTCGAGGCGATCCTGTTCAAGCATCCTGCGGTCCAGAGCGTCGCGATCGTCGGTTATCCCGACGAGCGCCTGGGCGAACGCGCCTGCGCCTTCGTCGTGCCCAAGCCCGGCCAGACGCTGACCTTCGAGGACATGCAGGCCTTCCTGAAGTCCCACCATCTGGCCATCCAGTACTGGCCCGAGCGGCTGGAGATCCGCGACGCGCTACCCGCCACGGCTTCCGGCAAGATCCAGAAATTCGCGCTGCGCAAAATGCTGCGCGAGGAGGTCGGGACCTCATGA
- a CDS encoding SDR family NAD(P)-dependent oxidoreductase, which yields MRLAGRIAAVSGAGGPMGRAVTARLVAEGVAGLALTDISAGRLAEAVAAIETERPDLPVAARRADVTRADEAAAFASAALKGLGRIDLLVNLVGGLRSARLYTPFLDMTEDQWRATFDLNLMGGFHLIRAFAPGMLERRWGRIVNVTSIVFGGEAGQADYAAAKAAVASLTRSLAAEFAPHVTVNSVAPGLTRTSVTRNMPDAERDRLVGLAMNRRMAEPEETADAVAYFLNDGARFLTGEMLSVSGGIRPHL from the coding sequence ATGAGGCTTGCCGGGCGCATCGCCGCGGTCAGCGGGGCGGGCGGCCCGATGGGCCGCGCCGTCACGGCCAGGCTCGTCGCCGAGGGAGTCGCCGGTCTTGCCCTGACGGACATTTCGGCCGGCCGGCTCGCCGAGGCCGTGGCGGCGATCGAGACCGAACGGCCGGACCTGCCCGTCGCGGCCAGGCGTGCAGACGTAACCCGCGCCGATGAGGCCGCGGCCTTTGCGTCGGCGGCGCTCAAGGGCCTCGGTCGCATCGACCTGCTCGTCAATCTGGTCGGCGGCCTTCGCTCGGCACGCCTCTACACGCCGTTCCTCGACATGACCGAGGACCAGTGGCGCGCTACTTTCGACCTGAACCTGATGGGTGGTTTCCACCTGATCCGCGCCTTCGCGCCGGGCATGCTGGAGCGGCGCTGGGGCAGGATCGTCAACGTCACCAGCATCGTCTTCGGCGGTGAGGCCGGACAGGCCGACTATGCGGCGGCCAAGGCCGCGGTCGCGTCGCTCACCCGCAGTCTGGCAGCCGAATTCGCGCCCCATGTGACGGTCAACAGCGTGGCGCCGGGGTTGACCCGGACCTCGGTGACCCGCAACATGCCCGACGCCGAGCGCGACCGCCTCGTCGGGCTGGCCATGAACCGGCGCATGGCCGAGCCGGAAGAAACCGCGGATGCCGTCGCCTATTTCCTGAACGACGGAGCGCGCTTCCTCACGGGCGAGATGCTGTCGGTCTCGGGCGGGATCCGCCCCCACCTTTGA
- a CDS encoding ABC transporter substrate-binding protein — translation MGTKRLLAFASALAVAAPLSLAHASEIRVGFTLDADTLDPANHRKRETETIIRNMYDGILTRDGDMKVVPELAESWTQVSPTVYEFKLRKGVKFHDGSDMTAEDVKFTLDRITVEGAMEGQTSPRKSLLGPVTGVEIVDADTIRINLGEPWPILPAMLPFQEVVSKAFVEKVGTDGMATQVNGTGPFKLVDWRKGDSIIMERFEDYYGGATDIPPVGKACVDRVIFKVIPENASRVAALLAGDVDIVNELPAHSIAQVKNNAATDVMTVNGTRSFFIALNNESEIFEDVRVRRAAMHAIDKKLIIDKILAGNAAPISGILSPDAFGHNKDLPDYGYDPDKAKALLAEAGYPNGVDVELDTEGAFKDIAEAVGSLLTKVGIRTKVVVGEGSQLSSKWRTKGEPKTGDMFFTSWGNGSLDPFDIFVPTHRTADRGNSAGYANPELDRILDEAGVELDQAKREALYNQAEAIVNADLPYLYLWVPQDVYGVSKRLSGWKPSADSRINLHDACVN, via the coding sequence ATGGGAACAAAACGACTCCTCGCATTCGCCTCGGCACTCGCCGTCGCCGCGCCGCTGTCGCTGGCGCACGCATCCGAAATCCGTGTCGGCTTCACGCTCGATGCCGACACGCTCGATCCCGCAAACCATCGAAAGCGCGAGACCGAGACCATCATTCGCAACATGTATGACGGCATACTCACTCGCGATGGCGACATGAAGGTGGTGCCGGAACTCGCCGAAAGCTGGACCCAGGTCTCGCCGACGGTCTACGAGTTCAAGCTGCGCAAGGGCGTCAAGTTCCACGACGGCTCTGACATGACCGCCGAGGACGTCAAGTTCACCCTCGACCGCATCACCGTCGAGGGCGCCATGGAGGGCCAGACCAGCCCGCGCAAGAGCCTGCTCGGCCCGGTCACGGGCGTCGAGATCGTCGACGCCGACACCATCCGCATCAATCTCGGCGAGCCCTGGCCGATCCTGCCGGCGATGCTGCCGTTCCAGGAGGTCGTCTCCAAGGCCTTCGTCGAGAAGGTCGGCACCGACGGCATGGCAACCCAGGTCAACGGCACCGGTCCGTTCAAGCTGGTCGACTGGCGTAAGGGCGATTCCATCATCATGGAACGCTTCGAGGACTATTATGGCGGCGCCACGGACATCCCGCCGGTCGGCAAGGCCTGCGTCGACCGGGTGATCTTCAAGGTCATTCCGGAGAACGCCTCGCGTGTCGCCGCCCTGCTCGCCGGCGACGTCGACATCGTCAACGAACTGCCGGCCCATTCGATCGCCCAGGTGAAGAACAATGCCGCCACGGACGTCATGACCGTCAACGGCACGCGCAGCTTCTTCATCGCCCTCAACAACGAGAGCGAGATCTTCGAGGACGTGCGTGTTCGCCGCGCGGCGATGCATGCCATCGACAAGAAGCTGATCATCGACAAGATCCTGGCGGGCAACGCCGCACCGATCAGCGGCATCCTCAGCCCCGACGCCTTCGGCCACAACAAGGACCTGCCGGACTATGGCTACGACCCGGACAAGGCCAAGGCGCTGCTGGCCGAGGCCGGCTATCCGAATGGCGTCGACGTCGAACTCGACACCGAGGGTGCCTTCAAGGACATCGCCGAGGCGGTTGGCTCTCTGCTGACCAAGGTCGGCATCCGCACCAAGGTCGTGGTCGGCGAAGGCTCGCAGCTGTCCTCCAAGTGGCGGACCAAGGGCGAACCGAAGACCGGCGACATGTTCTTCACGTCGTGGGGCAACGGCTCGCTGGATCCGTTCGACATCTTCGTGCCGACGCACCGCACCGCAGACCGCGGCAACTCGGCCGGCTACGCCAATCCGGAGCTCGACAGGATCCTCGACGAGGCCGGCGTGGAGTTGGATCAGGCCAAGCGGGAAGCGCTCTACAACCAGGCAGAGGCGATCGTCAACGCCGACCTGCCGTACCTGTACCTGTGGGTGCCGCAGGACGTCTACGGCGTGTCCAAGCGCTTGAGCGGCTGGAAGCCGAGCGCCGACAGCCGCATCAACCTGCACGACGCCTGCGTCAACTGA
- a CDS encoding ABC transporter permease gives MPIGKFLERLFQLVPVLLGVSVIVFLMMALTPGDPVDIMIGDQQISEAEEQILRRDLGLDQPLIQRFATFLGNAATGNFGLSFYHRRPVIDVIAERLPATIELSLVALLLALVTAIPLGVLAAVKKNTIFDRLATVGSLLGVSLPGFWFGILLLMLFAVHLQILPVSGRIGFTSEVSPITHFLLIDTLLHGRPDAFLDALSHIILPALTLGLPMTAILMRVTRTSMLEVMRQDYVTFAEAKGLSRKRILFRHALKNALIPTVSVAAIETGSLLGGNMIVETVFGWPGLGRLVVESIFVRNYPLVQAAVLFYAVTYVLLNFVADLLYTLLNPRVKL, from the coding sequence ATGCCCATCGGCAAGTTCCTCGAACGCCTGTTCCAGCTCGTGCCGGTGCTGCTCGGCGTCAGCGTGATCGTCTTTCTGATGATGGCGCTGACGCCGGGCGACCCGGTGGACATCATGATCGGCGACCAGCAGATCTCCGAGGCGGAGGAGCAGATCCTGCGCCGCGACCTCGGTCTCGACCAGCCTCTTATCCAGCGGTTCGCGACGTTCCTCGGCAACGCCGCGACCGGCAACTTCGGCCTCAGCTTCTACCACCGCCGGCCGGTCATCGACGTCATCGCCGAGCGCTTGCCGGCGACGATCGAGCTCAGCCTTGTCGCCCTGCTGCTTGCGCTGGTGACGGCCATTCCCCTCGGCGTGCTCGCTGCGGTGAAGAAGAACACGATCTTCGACCGGCTGGCGACCGTCGGCTCCCTGCTCGGCGTGTCGCTGCCCGGCTTCTGGTTCGGCATCCTGCTCCTGATGCTGTTCGCGGTGCACCTGCAGATCCTGCCGGTGTCCGGCCGCATCGGCTTCACCAGCGAAGTCAGTCCGATCACCCATTTCCTCTTGATCGACACGCTGCTGCACGGCCGGCCGGACGCCTTCCTCGACGCCCTGTCCCACATCATCCTGCCCGCGCTGACGCTCGGCCTGCCGATGACCGCGATCCTCATGCGTGTCACCCGCACCTCGATGCTGGAGGTCATGCGCCAGGACTACGTCACCTTCGCCGAGGCCAAGGGCCTCAGCCGCAAGCGGATCCTGTTCCGCCACGCGCTCAAGAACGCCCTGATCCCGACCGTGTCGGTCGCCGCCATCGAGACGGGCTCGCTGCTCGGCGGCAACATGATCGTCGAGACCGTGTTCGGCTGGCCAGGCCTCGGCCGGCTCGTGGTGGAAAGCATCTTCGTGCGCAACTACCCGCTCGTGCAGGCAGCGGTGCTGTTCTACGCGGTCACCTACGTGCTGCTGAACTTCGTCGCCGACCTTCTCTACACGCTGCTCAATCCGAGGGTGAAGCTATGA
- a CDS encoding ABC transporter permease, with protein sequence MSAVTDDALPAAERNGQDSPFLRNLHNFARNRLAVVAAVLVLVFVVMAVFAPLIAPQDPNETDLFRRLQPPVWMEGGEWAYPLGCDGLGRDILSRIIYGARISIFIGTAVILVATSIGLIAGLAAGYLRGWVDIAISRLVDILLGFPYLIFAIGLMAMMGPGLQNIILALAYKEWVIPCRVVRGETLAAREVEYVEAARALGASRGHIMLREIMPNILSPVIVVSTIRMAHVIILEASLSFLGLGVQPPTASWGSMVSDGRAFILEAWWVSTFPGLAILVLVLAINVASQGLRDAFDPRFHE encoded by the coding sequence ATGAGCGCTGTCACCGATGACGCCCTCCCGGCGGCGGAGCGCAACGGCCAGGATTCTCCGTTCCTGCGCAACCTGCACAATTTCGCCCGCAACCGGTTGGCGGTCGTGGCCGCCGTGCTGGTCCTGGTGTTCGTCGTCATGGCGGTGTTCGCGCCGCTGATCGCGCCGCAGGATCCGAACGAGACGGACCTGTTCCGCCGTCTGCAGCCGCCGGTGTGGATGGAGGGCGGCGAATGGGCCTATCCGCTCGGCTGCGACGGCCTCGGCCGCGACATCCTCTCGCGCATCATCTATGGCGCACGCATCTCGATCTTCATCGGCACGGCGGTCATTCTGGTCGCCACCTCGATCGGGCTGATCGCTGGCCTTGCCGCCGGTTACCTGCGTGGCTGGGTCGACATCGCGATCTCCCGCCTCGTCGACATCCTGCTCGGCTTTCCCTACCTGATCTTCGCCATCGGCCTGATGGCGATGATGGGGCCGGGCCTGCAGAACATCATCCTGGCGCTCGCCTACAAGGAGTGGGTGATCCCCTGCCGGGTGGTGCGCGGCGAGACGCTCGCGGCGCGCGAGGTCGAATATGTCGAGGCCGCCCGGGCGCTCGGCGCCTCGCGCGGGCACATCATGCTGCGCGAGATCATGCCTAACATCCTGTCGCCGGTGATCGTCGTCTCCACCATCCGCATGGCACACGTGATCATCCTGGAGGCGAGCCTGTCGTTCCTCGGCCTCGGCGTGCAGCCGCCGACCGCTTCCTGGGGCTCGATGGTGTCGGACGGCCGTGCCTTCATCCTGGAAGCCTGGTGGGTCAGCACCTTCCCCGGCCTGGCGATCCTCGTTCTGGTGCTGGCCATCAACGTCGCCAGCCAGGGCCTGCGCGACGCCTTCGACCCGAGGTTCCACGAATGA
- a CDS encoding ABC transporter ATP-binding protein, with translation MSQANLTPLLEVQGLRTAFPTRNGTVRAVDGVDLEVRPGECLGVVGESGSGKSVTFASVMGLVRSPGFIEAGSIRFAGRDLTRLSVPEMRQLRGRDIAMTMQDALTALNPALTVGEQIAEVLHAHAPDLPAGRFARRRAVRDRSIEMMRLVGIPSPESRLGNYPHEFSGGMRQRIMIAIALACRPKLLIADEPTTALDVTIQAQVLELIADIRRELGMSVVLITHDLGVVAEHCDRVMVMYAGQVVETGPTVQVITDPRHPYTQGLLRSIPRLSMRGQRIQPIEGQVPELIDLPPQCRFYSRCPQRLDTCRQVVAMRAAGPARQARCIRVGEEMQ, from the coding sequence ATGAGCCAGGCGAACCTGACCCCCCTTCTGGAAGTGCAGGGCCTGAGGACCGCCTTCCCGACGAGAAACGGCACCGTCCGCGCGGTTGACGGCGTCGACCTCGAGGTCCGGCCGGGCGAATGCCTCGGCGTGGTCGGCGAATCCGGCTCCGGCAAGAGCGTGACCTTCGCCTCGGTGATGGGCCTGGTGCGCAGCCCGGGCTTCATCGAGGCGGGCTCGATCCGCTTCGCCGGCCGCGACCTGACACGGCTCAGCGTCCCGGAGATGCGCCAGCTGCGCGGCCGCGACATCGCCATGACCATGCAGGATGCGCTGACCGCCCTCAATCCGGCGCTGACCGTCGGCGAGCAGATCGCCGAAGTGCTCCATGCCCATGCGCCGGACCTGCCTGCCGGTCGCTTCGCCCGGCGCAGGGCGGTGCGCGACAGGTCGATCGAGATGATGCGCCTGGTCGGCATTCCGTCTCCGGAAAGCCGACTCGGCAACTATCCGCACGAGTTCTCCGGCGGCATGCGCCAGCGCATAATGATCGCCATCGCGCTCGCCTGCCGGCCGAAGCTGCTGATCGCCGACGAGCCGACGACCGCGCTCGACGTCACCATCCAGGCGCAGGTGCTGGAACTGATCGCCGACATCCGGCGCGAACTCGGCATGAGCGTGGTGCTGATCACGCATGATCTCGGGGTGGTCGCCGAGCACTGCGACCGCGTGATGGTCATGTATGCCGGCCAGGTGGTGGAAACGGGCCCGACGGTCCAGGTGATCACCGACCCGCGCCATCCCTATACCCAGGGCCTGCTGCGCTCGATCCCGCGCCTGTCCATGCGCGGCCAGCGCATCCAGCCGATCGAGGGCCAGGTGCCGGAACTGATCGATCTGCCGCCGCAGTGCCGGTTCTATTCCCGCTGCCCGCAGCGCCTGGACACCTGCCGGCAGGTCGTCGCCATGCGAGCCGCCGGCCCGGCCCGGCAGGCGCGCTGCATCCGCGTCGGGGAGGAGATGCAATGA
- a CDS encoding ABC transporter ATP-binding protein, translating into MSRQSPADPLVRVDSLVKHYDTRRGLVGRLTGRPGVLVQALNDVSFTVRRGETLGLIGESGCGKSTLGRAVLRLHEPTAGRVTFDGTDVTGLGHADLKAMRQRMQIVFQDPYASLNPRRTVAEIVGLSLKLHGLTRDRRELRDRVAAIIENVGLKTTHLDRYPHQFSGGQRQRIGIARALILNPDFIVCDEPVSALDVSIQAQIIQLLADLKREMGLTYLFISHDISVIGYVSDRVAVMYLGEIVEMGPVEAVLERPRHPYTQSLLSAVPQVDKPGPRTHVRLKGDLPSPLNPPPGCKFHTRCPLATDVCRTAAPETRTVGDGHTVSCHLVTDDVRLAS; encoded by the coding sequence ATGAGCCGCCAGAGCCCCGCCGATCCGCTGGTTCGGGTTGACAGCCTCGTCAAGCACTACGACACCCGCCGCGGCCTCGTCGGCCGGCTGACCGGGCGCCCCGGCGTTCTGGTCCAGGCGCTCAACGACGTCAGCTTCACCGTGCGACGCGGCGAAACGCTCGGCCTGATCGGCGAGAGCGGCTGCGGCAAGTCGACGCTCGGCCGCGCCGTGCTGCGCCTGCACGAGCCGACTGCCGGGCGCGTGACATTCGACGGCACCGACGTCACCGGCCTCGGCCACGCCGATCTCAAGGCCATGCGTCAGCGCATGCAGATCGTGTTCCAGGACCCCTATGCCTCGCTCAACCCGCGCCGCACGGTGGCGGAGATCGTCGGCCTGTCGCTCAAGCTGCACGGCCTCACGCGCGACCGGCGCGAACTGCGAGACCGGGTCGCGGCGATCATCGAGAACGTCGGCCTCAAGACCACCCATCTCGACCGCTATCCGCATCAGTTCTCCGGCGGCCAGCGCCAGCGCATCGGCATCGCCAGGGCGCTGATTCTCAACCCGGACTTCATCGTCTGCGACGAGCCGGTTTCGGCGCTGGACGTGTCGATCCAGGCCCAGATCATCCAGTTGCTTGCCGACCTCAAGCGGGAAATGGGCTTGACCTACCTGTTCATCTCGCACGACATCTCGGTGATCGGCTACGTCAGCGACCGCGTCGCGGTGATGTATCTCGGCGAGATCGTAGAGATGGGGCCGGTCGAGGCGGTACTCGAACGCCCGCGCCACCCTTACACCCAGAGCCTCCTGTCGGCGGTGCCGCAGGTCGACAAGCCGGGACCGCGTACACACGTCCGGCTCAAGGGCGACCTGCCGTCGCCGCTGAACCCGCCGCCGGGCTGCAAGTTCCACACCCGCTGCCCGCTGGCGACCGACGTCTGCCGCACCGCCGCACCCGAGACGCGCACCGTCGGCGACGGCCACACCGTCTCCTGCCATCTGGTGACCGACGATGTCCGTCTGGCGTCCTGA
- a CDS encoding C45 family autoproteolytic acyltransferase/hydolase has product MSVWRPEPAAPIRLSGDARQRGLGQALLGGAPAEAVRRATEARVEAARRDGLIDADGLAFVERQRACTAEVDPDALAEVAGIAEGFGIAEEILFTHLHLGILRDLKSCREAAGDGCSAWAVGDGPDGPLVVKNRDFLGTHLGVQRVFRHDDPAWRAGPVLCVGSLGSPGAYSSGMNAQGLALVDTQVGTGDHGPGWLRYFLMTRILADCRSVDEAIALIRGSRHAGGGTLVLADASGATAAVELGHSRVVVDTGGTRFRTNHFVSDALAGATLKDDGDRISGNSLARFAVLSVRLPGRVWSAAEAARLMASHAPDGGDGSLCQHPGVGDASTISSSVFACAARSLYFAEGNPCGGVWRRYDLVP; this is encoded by the coding sequence ATGTCCGTCTGGCGTCCTGAGCCCGCCGCGCCTATCCGCCTGTCGGGCGATGCCCGACAGCGCGGCCTCGGTCAGGCCCTCCTCGGCGGGGCGCCCGCCGAAGCCGTGCGCAGGGCGACCGAAGCCCGCGTCGAGGCGGCCCGGCGCGACGGCCTGATCGACGCCGACGGCTTGGCGTTCGTCGAGCGCCAGCGCGCCTGCACGGCAGAAGTGGATCCCGATGCGCTTGCCGAGGTCGCCGGCATCGCCGAGGGTTTCGGCATCGCCGAGGAGATCCTGTTTACCCATCTCCACCTCGGCATCCTGCGCGACCTGAAGTCCTGCCGCGAGGCAGCCGGCGATGGCTGCAGCGCCTGGGCGGTCGGCGACGGACCGGACGGGCCGCTGGTGGTCAAGAACCGCGACTTCCTCGGCACCCATCTCGGCGTGCAGCGGGTGTTCCGTCACGACGACCCGGCCTGGCGCGCCGGCCCGGTGCTGTGCGTCGGCAGCCTCGGCAGCCCGGGCGCCTATTCCAGTGGCATGAACGCGCAGGGGCTTGCCCTCGTCGACACCCAGGTCGGCACCGGCGACCACGGCCCGGGCTGGCTGCGCTACTTCCTGATGACCCGGATCCTGGCCGACTGCCGCAGCGTCGACGAGGCGATCGCCCTGATCCGCGGCAGCCGCCATGCCGGCGGCGGCACCCTCGTGCTTGCGGACGCCTCGGGCGCGACCGCCGCGGTGGAACTCGGCCATAGCCGGGTCGTCGTCGACACCGGCGGGACACGCTTCCGGACCAACCATTTCGTTTCCGACGCGCTTGCCGGCGCGACGCTGAAGGATGACGGCGACCGCATCTCGGGCAATTCGCTCGCACGCTTCGCCGTGCTGTCCGTCCGCCTGCCCGGCCGTGTCTGGTCCGCGGCGGAAGCGGCCCGCCTGATGGCCAGTCATGCCCCGGACGGCGGGGATGGTTCGCTATGCCAGCACCCGGGCGTGGGCGACGCCTCGACCATCTCCTCCTCGGTCTTTGCCTGCGCGGCCCGAAGCCTCTATTTTGCCGAAGGAAATCCCTGCGGGGGCGTCTGGAGGCGGTACGATCTCGTGCCCTGA